The following are encoded in a window of uncultured Pseudomonas sp. genomic DNA:
- a CDS encoding Na+/H+ antiporter NhaC family protein, giving the protein MNAVVAAVGIMLILSLCRVHVVVALIVGALAGGLLGGLGLEGSLTAFHNGLGGGAKVALSYALLGAFAVAIAKSGLAHALADKALAMVGQQDSKGAGLLKWLLLALLLVVAISSQNILPIHIAFIPLLVPPLLYVLSKLKLDRRLIACVLTFGLITPYMFLPVGFGGIFLKDILLANVASGGVDTSNLNVTQAMAIPALGMLFGLLVAVLFSYRKKRVYDLSKIEQAERVDVAYNPLSLLVAGAAIAAAFVIQLWLDSMIIGALVGFIIFSVSGVVRWKEADGLFTEGMKMMAMIGFIMIAAAGFAEVMKATGEVKSLVESAAELIGHDKALGALLMLLVGLLVTMGIGSSFSTIPIIAAIFVPLGLQLGFSPLAILCIVGTAGALGDAGSPASDSTLGPTAGLNVDGQHNHIWDSVVPTFLHYNLPLLAFGWAAAMVL; this is encoded by the coding sequence ATGAACGCAGTCGTTGCGGCAGTGGGGATCATGCTGATTCTCAGCTTGTGCCGCGTGCATGTGGTTGTAGCCCTAATAGTCGGTGCATTAGCCGGTGGCTTGCTCGGCGGTTTGGGCCTTGAAGGCTCGCTGACGGCCTTTCACAATGGCCTAGGCGGCGGCGCGAAGGTTGCTTTGTCCTACGCGTTGCTGGGTGCATTTGCCGTGGCGATTGCCAAATCCGGTTTGGCCCACGCGTTGGCGGACAAGGCGTTGGCTATGGTCGGTCAGCAGGACAGTAAGGGCGCAGGGCTGCTTAAGTGGCTGCTGCTCGCATTGCTGCTGGTGGTGGCGATTTCTTCGCAGAACATCCTGCCGATTCACATTGCCTTTATCCCGCTGCTGGTACCGCCGCTGCTGTATGTATTGAGCAAGCTGAAGCTCGACCGTCGTTTGATCGCCTGTGTGCTGACTTTTGGCTTGATCACGCCCTATATGTTTTTGCCGGTGGGCTTTGGCGGGATTTTCCTGAAAGACATTTTGCTGGCCAATGTGGCCAGTGGCGGAGTTGATACCAGCAATTTGAACGTGACCCAGGCCATGGCGATTCCGGCCCTAGGGATGCTCTTTGGGCTTCTGGTCGCCGTGCTGTTCAGCTACCGCAAAAAGCGCGTGTACGACCTGAGTAAGATTGAGCAGGCCGAGCGCGTGGATGTGGCCTATAACCCGCTGAGCCTGTTGGTCGCGGGTGCGGCGATTGCCGCAGCCTTTGTTATACAGCTGTGGCTGGACTCGATGATCATCGGCGCGCTAGTCGGCTTTATTATCTTTTCGGTATCAGGTGTGGTGCGCTGGAAAGAGGCTGATGGACTGTTTACCGAAGGCATGAAGATGATGGCCATGATCGGCTTCATCATGATCGCCGCAGCCGGCTTTGCCGAAGTGATGAAAGCCACTGGCGAAGTGAAAAGCCTGGTCGAAAGCGCGGCTGAGCTGATTGGTCACGATAAAGCCCTCGGCGCGCTGCTGATGCTGCTGGTCGGTCTGCTGGTGACCATGGGCATCGGCTCATCGTTCTCCACCATCCCGATAATCGCGGCGATTTTCGTGCCGTTGGGCCTGCAGCTGGGCTTCAGCCCGCTGGCCATTCTGTGCATTGTCGGCACCGCCGGTGCGCTGGGTGATGCCGGCTCGCCAGCCTCCGATTCGACACTGGGGCCAACGGCAGGCCTCAACGTTGACGGTCAGCACAACCACATCTGGGACAGCGTGGTGCCGACCTTCCTGCACTACAACCTACCCTTGCTGGCGTTCGGCTGGGCTGCCGCGATGGTGCTTTGA
- a CDS encoding isocitrate lyase, with the protein MSAYQNDIKAVAALKAAAGSSWSAIDPESVARMRAQNRFKTGLEIAQYTADIMRKDMVEYDADSSVYTQSLGCWHGFIGQQKLISIKKHLKTTNKRYLYLSGWMVAALRSDFGPLPDQSMHEKTSVSGLIEELYTFLRQADARELDLLFSALDAARAAGDNAKAADLQNQIDNYETHVVPIIADIDAGFGNPEATYLLAKRMIEAGACCIQIENQVSDEKQCGHQDGKVTVPHADFIAKINAVRYAFLELGIDNGVIVARTDSLGAGLTKQIAVTKEPGDLGDQYNSFLDCEEVSPAELGNGDVVINRGGKLLRPKRLPSNLFQFRAGTGEARCVLDSITSLQNGADMLWIETEKPHVGQIAEMVNEIRKTIPNAKLVYNNSPSFNWTLNFRQQAYDAMVAEGKDVSAYDRAKLMSVDYDTTELAQIADERIRTFQRDASAQAGIFHHLITLPTYHTAALSTDNLAKGYFAEQGMLAYVKGVQREEIRQGIACVKHQNMSGSDLGDAHKEYFAGEAALKAGGKDNTMNQFS; encoded by the coding sequence ATGTCAGCTTATCAAAACGACATCAAAGCCGTTGCCGCCCTTAAAGCCGCTGCTGGCAGCAGCTGGAGCGCCATTGACCCTGAGTCCGTGGCCCGTATGCGCGCCCAGAACCGCTTCAAAACCGGTCTGGAAATCGCTCAGTACACTGCTGACATCATGCGCAAAGACATGGTCGAGTACGATGCTGACTCCTCCGTTTACACCCAGTCGCTGGGTTGCTGGCATGGTTTCATCGGTCAGCAGAAGCTGATTTCGATCAAGAAGCACCTGAAGACCACCAACAAGCGCTACCTCTACCTGTCGGGCTGGATGGTTGCTGCTCTGCGTTCGGATTTCGGTCCGCTGCCAGACCAGTCCATGCACGAGAAAACCTCGGTTTCCGGCCTGATCGAAGAGCTGTACACCTTCCTGCGCCAGGCTGATGCCCGCGAGCTGGACCTGCTGTTCTCCGCTCTGGACGCTGCCCGCGCCGCTGGCGACAACGCCAAAGCTGCTGACCTGCAGAACCAGATCGACAACTACGAAACTCACGTAGTGCCAATCATCGCCGACATCGACGCTGGTTTCGGTAACCCAGAAGCCACCTACCTGTTGGCCAAGCGCATGATCGAAGCAGGCGCTTGCTGCATCCAGATCGAAAACCAGGTCTCTGACGAGAAGCAGTGCGGTCACCAGGACGGTAAAGTAACCGTTCCTCACGCCGACTTTATCGCCAAGATCAACGCCGTTCGTTACGCGTTCCTCGAGCTGGGCATCGACAACGGCGTAATCGTTGCACGTACCGACTCCCTGGGTGCTGGCCTGACCAAGCAAATCGCTGTGACCAAAGAGCCGGGCGACCTGGGCGACCAGTACAACTCCTTCCTCGATTGCGAAGAAGTGTCTCCTGCCGAACTGGGCAATGGCGACGTGGTAATCAACCGCGGCGGCAAACTGCTGCGTCCTAAGCGCCTGCCTTCCAACCTGTTCCAGTTCCGCGCTGGCACCGGTGAAGCACGCTGCGTACTGGACAGCATCACCTCGCTGCAGAACGGCGCAGACATGCTGTGGATCGAAACCGAGAAGCCACACGTCGGCCAGATCGCAGAAATGGTTAACGAAATCCGTAAAACCATCCCGAACGCCAAGCTGGTCTACAACAACAGCCCATCGTTCAACTGGACCCTGAACTTCCGTCAGCAGGCATACGATGCCATGGTTGCTGAAGGCAAGGACGTTTCCGCCTACGACCGCGCCAAGCTGATGAGTGTTGATTACGACACCACCGAGCTGGCTCAGATCGCTGACGAACGCATCCGCACCTTCCAGCGCGACGCTTCTGCTCAGGCGGGTATTTTCCACCACCTGATCACTCTGCCGACCTACCACACCGCTGCGCTGTCCACCGACAACCTGGCCAAAGGGTACTTCGCAGAACAGGGCATGCTGGCCTACGTGAAAGGCGTTCAGCGCGAGGAGATCCGTCAGGGCATCGCCTGCGTTAAGCACCAGAACATGTCCGGTTCCGACCTGGGCGATGCGCACAAAGAGTACTTCGCTGGCGAAGCGGCTCTGAAGGCAGGCGGTAAAGACAACACCATGAACCAGTTCAGCTAA
- a CDS encoding transporter, producing the protein MKSKQLVGACLCLWVSAGLADDTAELAKKTQNPIAALYSLPIQYNWNQHVGPSNDGIQTVTNIQPVLPFSINQEWNLISRTILPVIDQRSLVPNGLADKSGVGDVTQSLFFSPKAKTDNGWIWGAGPVFLMPTGSDDLLTNDQWAAGPTAVALKQSNGWTYGALANHLWSLEGSPADGREKINASFLQPFLSYTTSTYTTFGLNTESSYDWRAKEWSVPVNLTVTQLLKLGDQPLSIQVGPRYWVDSTENGADGWGFRAAVTLLFPR; encoded by the coding sequence GTGAAGTCTAAACAACTTGTGGGGGCATGCCTCTGCCTATGGGTCAGCGCAGGGCTGGCTGATGACACGGCAGAACTTGCGAAGAAAACCCAAAACCCGATCGCCGCACTCTACAGCCTGCCCATCCAATACAACTGGAACCAGCACGTGGGGCCAAGCAATGACGGCATTCAAACGGTAACTAATATCCAACCGGTATTACCGTTTTCCATCAATCAAGAATGGAACCTGATCTCTCGCACCATCCTGCCAGTGATTGACCAGCGCAGCCTAGTGCCTAACGGCCTGGCGGATAAGTCTGGCGTGGGTGACGTCACGCAGAGCCTGTTTTTCTCCCCCAAAGCGAAAACCGACAACGGTTGGATTTGGGGCGCCGGCCCTGTCTTTCTAATGCCGACAGGCAGTGATGATTTATTGACCAACGATCAGTGGGCGGCTGGCCCTACGGCGGTGGCGTTAAAACAATCTAACGGTTGGACCTACGGCGCCCTAGCAAACCATCTGTGGTCCTTAGAGGGCAGTCCGGCTGATGGCCGGGAAAAGATCAACGCCAGTTTCCTCCAGCCGTTCCTGTCTTACACCACCTCCACCTACACCACGTTCGGCCTTAACACCGAGTCCTCTTATGACTGGCGGGCCAAAGAGTGGTCGGTGCCGGTTAACCTGACCGTGACACAGTTACTCAAGCTCGGTGACCAGCCTTTGAGTATTCAGGTGGGCCCACGCTACTGGGTCGACAGTACGGAAAACGGTGCGGATGGATGGGGCTTCCGTGCGGCTGTCACCTTGTTGTTCCCGCGTTAA
- a CDS encoding secretin N-terminal domain-containing protein — MKVRALLVAALLSCSLSVNAATEVIPLNYRTADEVLSVLQSVLGQEGKVNAYGNQLIVNAEPAKIAEVRALLQQLDTEPRRLLISVDSNESGFHSDRGYQADGSISAGNAEIQIGQGEVNGRDQVRIIRRSTDSRSGGTQQVQATEGYPALIQVGQSVPLTTRGRDVYGQPYSHTQYRDVTRGFYVTASLSGERVHITISSNRDRLSQSQPGAIDVQSTDTRVSGRLGEWINIGSVSEQNQGEQSDFLQHRSTQGREDMNIRVKVDVAN; from the coding sequence ATGAAGGTTCGTGCCCTGCTTGTCGCCGCGCTGCTGAGCTGCAGTTTGTCTGTCAATGCCGCCACAGAAGTCATTCCGCTGAACTACCGTACGGCCGATGAGGTGCTGAGCGTGCTGCAATCGGTGCTCGGTCAGGAGGGCAAGGTCAACGCTTACGGCAACCAGCTGATCGTCAATGCCGAACCGGCGAAAATTGCCGAGGTGCGCGCGCTGCTGCAGCAACTCGACACCGAGCCGCGGCGCTTGCTGATCAGTGTCGACAGCAACGAGTCTGGCTTTCACAGCGACCGGGGTTATCAGGCGGATGGCTCTATCAGCGCCGGCAATGCTGAAATCCAGATCGGTCAGGGCGAAGTCAATGGTCGCGACCAGGTGCGCATCATTCGCCGCAGCACCGATAGCCGCAGCGGCGGCACCCAACAGGTGCAAGCAACCGAAGGTTATCCAGCACTGATTCAAGTCGGCCAAAGCGTGCCACTGACCACCCGCGGCCGGGATGTGTATGGCCAGCCCTACAGCCACACGCAATACCGCGATGTCACCCGTGGCTTCTACGTCACCGCCAGCCTCAGCGGTGAACGGGTGCATATCACCATCAGCAGCAACCGTGACCGTCTCAGCCAGTCGCAGCCCGGCGCTATCGATGTGCAAAGCACCGATACGCGAGTCAGCGGCCGGCTGGGTGAATGGATCAACATTGGTAGCGTCAGCGAGCAGAACCAAGGCGAGCAGAGCGATTTTCTCCAGCACCGTTCAACTCAAGGACGTGAAGACATGAACATTCGCGTCAAAGTCGACGTAGCCAACTAA
- a CDS encoding outer membrane protein transport protein — protein sequence MHTIFVRGAQLGILAAALASAPTMASGLFMYEVANDNAGLANAGAAARAQNPGTLASNVAGMSYLPGTQISGGMQLLHSNLEFSQDANSNVAGRDSGTLMEWMPGASLFITQQLDENWHVGFASYGDFGLGLDYENEWSGRYFIQNDELLGLTLQPSVAYRFNDQWSLGLGLRAMYAMLDAQLAIDNTPLDIRSNADGSMTYKSHDWGFGANLGVIYQPWQGTRIGLNYASEIELEFEDAFSPEGLGPLVTNRLQAAGILGAETKLTMNVPQTLTLSLYQTLDERWAVLASANWQDWSNFGQVGVQIDSGNPMSGTADANFKDTWHLSIGTQYQASQQLLWNLGVAYDSSPVSDSDRTFSMPLGSTWRFGTGLTYALDQQTDLNLSYALVWMGDMKIDQEKQLPLNDPKRVSGEIEDAWIQAVSVNATWRF from the coding sequence ATGCACACGATATTCGTCCGCGGCGCACAGCTCGGCATTCTCGCCGCAGCCTTGGCCAGCGCACCGACCATGGCCAGCGGCCTATTTATGTACGAAGTGGCTAACGACAACGCCGGGTTGGCCAATGCCGGCGCGGCGGCGCGGGCGCAGAACCCCGGCACCCTGGCCAGTAACGTAGCCGGCATGAGCTACCTGCCGGGCACTCAGATTAGTGGCGGCATGCAATTGCTGCACAGCAACTTGGAGTTCAGCCAGGACGCCAACAGCAATGTAGCCGGGCGCGACAGCGGCACACTGATGGAATGGATGCCTGGCGCAAGCCTGTTCATTACCCAGCAACTCGACGAGAACTGGCATGTGGGCTTTGCCAGCTATGGCGACTTTGGTTTAGGTCTCGATTATGAGAATGAATGGTCAGGGCGCTACTTCATCCAGAACGACGAGCTGCTGGGTTTGACCTTACAGCCCAGCGTGGCCTATCGCTTTAACGATCAATGGTCGCTGGGTTTAGGGCTGCGCGCGATGTACGCGATGCTCGACGCGCAACTCGCCATCGACAACACGCCCCTCGACATTCGCAGCAACGCCGATGGCTCGATGACGTATAAAAGCCACGACTGGGGCTTTGGTGCCAACCTTGGGGTCATCTATCAGCCCTGGCAAGGCACCCGTATCGGACTGAATTACGCCAGTGAAATCGAGCTGGAGTTCGAGGATGCGTTCTCGCCAGAAGGCCTCGGCCCACTCGTGACTAACCGGCTGCAAGCGGCCGGCATTCTCGGCGCAGAAACCAAGCTAACGATGAATGTACCGCAGACCCTGACCCTTAGCCTGTATCAAACCCTTGATGAACGCTGGGCCGTGCTCGCTAGCGCGAACTGGCAAGACTGGTCGAACTTTGGCCAGGTGGGCGTGCAGATAGACAGCGGCAATCCCATGTCGGGCACCGCAGATGCCAATTTCAAAGACACCTGGCACCTCTCCATCGGCACCCAGTATCAGGCTAGCCAACAACTGCTGTGGAACCTGGGCGTGGCTTATGACAGCTCCCCGGTCAGTGATTCAGACCGCACCTTTAGCATGCCACTGGGCTCAACATGGCGTTTCGGCACAGGCCTGACCTATGCCTTGGATCAGCAAACCGACCTGAACCTGAGCTATGCCTTGGTCTGGATGGGCGATATGAAAATCGACCAAGAGAAGCAACTGCCGCTTAACGACCCCAAACGCGTTTCCGGCGAGATTGAAGATGCCTGGATCCAGGCAGTGAGCGTCAACGCGACGTGGCGTTTTTGA
- a CDS encoding AraC family transcriptional regulator, whose product MRSKNATHLVRRHKIATSDEDRNKAAFQVKSSLQSPPLILSNPGEMPTGPIQSLPRVITELGGNPQRVFRAAGINLDTFVNDPGQRLGYGETARLLNTAIRHTKCSSLGILVGRCFSLKDLGMIGRLMLAADTVEDALHDLVIHSKLHDRGGAPLLLPLTEQVCLLGYVIHHQDLTDPRSLIDTLIMIGFQTFRELLGPDWTPIRVQLAYHRPSDSATYARAFRCPVQFNASVSGLVVSTTKLDQKLETADPGLHQLLQEAISAATANLRTSELLTYQLPSMLLAGEAKAELVANRMGLHIRTLHRRLNADGTNLQKIVNESRKSLATQMLKNTDLPISVIAQALQYQDPNAFSRAFRAWIGRAPGHWRAHPICEEP is encoded by the coding sequence ATGCGATCAAAAAATGCTACCCATTTAGTGAGGAGGCATAAGATCGCCACTTCTGACGAAGACAGGAACAAAGCAGCCTTCCAGGTCAAGTCGTCACTTCAGAGCCCCCCTCTTATACTCAGCAATCCAGGTGAGATGCCTACCGGCCCGATACAAAGCCTCCCACGTGTCATCACCGAACTGGGCGGAAACCCACAGCGCGTATTCAGGGCTGCAGGCATAAACTTGGATACGTTCGTCAATGACCCCGGACAACGCCTCGGCTACGGCGAAACTGCCCGGTTACTCAATACCGCTATTCGACATACGAAATGTTCTAGCCTCGGGATTCTGGTTGGACGATGCTTCAGCCTAAAAGACTTGGGAATGATCGGCCGGTTAATGCTTGCAGCCGACACGGTGGAAGATGCCTTGCATGATCTGGTCATTCACTCGAAGCTGCATGACCGCGGCGGCGCGCCATTGCTGCTGCCCTTGACAGAACAGGTCTGCCTGCTCGGTTACGTGATACACCACCAAGATCTGACCGACCCAAGGTCACTCATTGATACTTTGATCATGATTGGCTTCCAGACTTTTAGGGAGTTACTTGGCCCGGACTGGACACCCATCCGAGTGCAGCTGGCCTACCACCGCCCCTCCGATTCAGCTACCTATGCCCGGGCATTCCGCTGCCCAGTGCAGTTCAATGCGAGTGTTTCCGGTCTTGTGGTCAGCACCACAAAGCTGGACCAGAAATTGGAGACAGCCGACCCCGGTCTGCATCAATTGCTTCAAGAGGCCATCTCAGCGGCCACAGCCAACTTGAGAACTTCGGAACTACTCACCTACCAACTTCCCTCCATGTTGCTTGCGGGCGAGGCCAAAGCCGAGCTGGTTGCTAACCGGATGGGGCTGCACATACGTACCCTGCACCGTCGACTCAATGCCGACGGCACCAACCTGCAGAAAATTGTTAACGAGTCACGAAAAAGCTTAGCAACCCAAATGCTGAAGAACACAGACTTGCCGATTTCAGTTATCGCTCAAGCTTTGCAGTATCAGGATCCAAACGCATTTTCACGCGCGTTCAGGGCCTGGATAGGACGCGCTCCGGGACATTGGAGAGCGCATCCAATTTGCGAGGAGCCGTAA
- a CDS encoding histone acetyltransferase HPA2, whose product MNDENVPSEATERPEPVELPAIEFQSPGRFAVHNPSSPGPDSPRAEPAPFILGAHLALERFSLPEHGRAHALAMLQQAQRSLCIYSHDLEPWLYHHSSIQDACTRFLLASPRNQLRILLRDPSRAVKEGHRLLGLARRLPSNLQIRKLHPDYPNEALVFLLADDRGVLLLPEIGQTSGYALYQDPGRNRQRRAQFDQAWDTSITDADLRSFLL is encoded by the coding sequence ATGAACGACGAAAACGTCCCGAGTGAAGCAACCGAGCGTCCAGAGCCAGTAGAGCTCCCCGCCATCGAGTTTCAATCACCGGGGCGTTTTGCTGTGCATAATCCGTCCAGTCCCGGCCCGGACAGCCCGCGCGCAGAGCCCGCGCCATTTATTCTGGGCGCACACCTGGCGCTTGAGCGCTTCAGTCTGCCCGAACACGGCCGCGCCCATGCACTCGCCATGCTCCAGCAAGCCCAGCGCAGCCTGTGTATCTACAGCCATGACCTGGAACCCTGGTTGTATCACCACAGCAGCATTCAGGACGCCTGCACTCGCTTTCTTTTAGCCAGCCCGCGCAATCAACTGCGCATCCTGCTGCGCGATCCCAGCCGCGCCGTCAAGGAAGGCCATCGCCTACTCGGCCTTGCGCGGCGATTACCGAGCAACCTGCAGATCCGCAAACTGCACCCAGATTACCCAAATGAGGCGCTGGTGTTTCTCCTGGCCGATGACCGTGGCGTGCTGCTATTGCCCGAAATTGGCCAAACCAGCGGCTATGCCCTGTACCAAGACCCAGGGCGCAATCGCCAGCGCCGTGCACAGTTTGATCAAGCCTGGGACACCAGTATTACCGACGCTGATTTACGGAGTTTTCTGCTATGA
- a CDS encoding DUF1254 domain-containing protein, with amino-acid sequence MNITMKTTPVLATALTSCVAATQDVPKMKKAHIKAIFLSAALSTVVLSAAHAQEPTPGYNHKIPAQIMTPDRVETRIGTLEFFDGMPNDATVEKVYDNLLLNRGVETFLSGIPATSIEGLRLGMLELGADESNEVVVMGELLDSTPLFLTGNTDTVYASGFLDLKKDGPTVVEVPAKSGPGTVNDAYFRFVTDMGIPGPDAGKGGKYLILPPDYEGELDGPIGSKQTEIDGETYYVSKSPSYVNWVIIRGFLVDGKPDAAREMFETGLKIYPLAKAKTQPKMKFINGSKQVFNTIHANDYHFYEELNTVIQREPSSLLSPELLGVFASAGIEKGKPFAPSQKQKQILTEAVAIGNATARAIVFKPRLEGVKYYADRGWMTAFVDGDYQWLKNGGKGGRNLDARTLFFYQATVNTPAMAMKMVGKGSQYAYITTDKDGNYLDGSKTYTLTIPANVPVKDFWSVVIYDPQTRSELQTGQPFPSKNNKRDELGVNPDGSVTLYFGPKAPEENKNNWIQTVANKGWYPILRLYGPLDPWFDKTWRPGEIESAK; translated from the coding sequence ATGAACATCACGATGAAAACCACGCCTGTGCTGGCCACCGCGCTGACGTCCTGCGTTGCAGCGACGCAGGACGTGCCCAAGATGAAGAAGGCGCACATCAAAGCCATTTTCCTCAGCGCAGCGCTCTCCACTGTTGTGCTCTCCGCCGCCCATGCGCAAGAGCCTACGCCTGGTTACAATCACAAGATTCCTGCACAAATAATGACGCCCGACCGAGTCGAGACGCGTATCGGAACCCTGGAGTTTTTCGATGGCATGCCGAATGACGCAACCGTGGAAAAAGTCTATGACAATCTCCTACTCAACCGTGGAGTAGAGACCTTTCTGAGCGGCATCCCTGCAACATCTATTGAAGGCTTACGTCTAGGGATGCTCGAACTCGGCGCTGACGAGTCGAATGAGGTCGTCGTTATGGGAGAGCTTCTCGATTCGACTCCACTTTTTCTCACCGGCAATACCGATACCGTCTATGCATCCGGTTTTCTGGACTTAAAAAAAGACGGACCAACAGTGGTCGAGGTACCGGCCAAGTCTGGCCCCGGCACTGTCAACGATGCCTATTTTAGATTCGTCACCGACATGGGTATCCCCGGTCCTGACGCAGGCAAGGGGGGGAAATACCTCATTCTGCCGCCGGATTATGAAGGCGAGCTTGACGGTCCTATAGGCAGCAAACAGACCGAAATCGATGGCGAGACTTACTACGTCTCGAAGTCACCGAGCTATGTGAATTGGGTGATTATTCGTGGGTTTCTGGTTGACGGGAAACCGGATGCGGCGCGTGAAATGTTCGAAACTGGGCTGAAAATATATCCGCTGGCGAAAGCGAAGACTCAGCCAAAAATGAAGTTCATCAACGGATCAAAGCAGGTCTTCAACACCATCCATGCCAACGATTACCATTTCTATGAGGAGCTGAATACGGTCATTCAGCGTGAGCCATCCTCGCTTCTCAGTCCTGAGTTACTGGGGGTGTTCGCCTCGGCTGGCATCGAGAAAGGTAAGCCCTTCGCACCATCGCAAAAACAAAAGCAGATACTCACTGAGGCCGTAGCCATCGGCAATGCCACAGCGCGAGCAATTGTTTTTAAACCTCGCTTGGAAGGGGTTAAGTACTACGCGGATAGAGGCTGGATGACCGCTTTCGTCGACGGAGACTACCAATGGCTGAAAAATGGCGGAAAAGGTGGCCGTAACCTCGATGCTCGCACGCTCTTTTTCTATCAAGCGACGGTGAACACGCCAGCCATGGCGATGAAGATGGTTGGCAAGGGTTCGCAGTATGCCTACATAACAACCGACAAAGACGGCAACTATCTGGACGGCAGCAAAACCTATACGTTGACCATCCCCGCTAACGTTCCTGTGAAGGACTTTTGGTCGGTGGTTATCTACGATCCACAGACACGCTCCGAACTGCAGACAGGTCAGCCTTTCCCGAGCAAAAACAACAAACGCGACGAACTGGGTGTGAACCCGGATGGATCGGTCACGCTTTATTTTGGCCCGAAAGCGCCTGAAGAAAATAAGAATAACTGGATTCAAACGGTAGCGAACAAGGGCTGGTACCCGATCCTGCGCCTCTATGGTCCATTAGATCCGTGGTTTGATAAAACCTGGCGTCCTGGTGAAATCGAGTCGGCTAAGTAA
- a CDS encoding DUF4442 domain-containing protein: MPSNRLSRIVGKIQALPSGLQSPALTLLFGSQVKFAGTAKVRVHSLTQQQAVMSIANKRKVQNHIKGVHAAAMALLAESATGFLVGMNVPDDKLPLIKSLKVDYLKRATGNLRAEASLTPEQIQAIHTQDKGEVLVAVTVTDDAGIQPIQCEMLWAWVSKKR; the protein is encoded by the coding sequence ATGCCCAGTAATCGCTTGAGCCGCATTGTCGGCAAAATCCAGGCACTGCCAAGCGGCCTGCAAAGCCCGGCATTGACGCTGCTGTTTGGCTCACAAGTAAAATTCGCCGGCACGGCCAAGGTGCGCGTGCATTCGCTGACCCAGCAGCAGGCGGTGATGAGCATCGCCAACAAGCGCAAGGTGCAGAACCACATCAAAGGCGTTCATGCCGCCGCCATGGCGTTGCTGGCTGAATCCGCCACGGGCTTTCTAGTCGGCATGAATGTGCCGGATGACAAGCTGCCGCTGATCAAAAGCCTCAAGGTTGATTACCTCAAACGCGCCACCGGTAATCTGCGCGCAGAAGCCAGCCTGACGCCTGAGCAGATTCAGGCGATCCACACTCAGGACAAAGGCGAAGTGCTGGTTGCCGTGACGGTCACCGATGACGCCGGTATCCAACCAATCCAGTGCGAGATGCTCTGGGCCTGGGTTAGCAAGAAACGCTGA
- a CDS encoding DUF3313 domain-containing protein → MKTKKMMLGGLLTAVVALGGCTTKTVSQSQYSGFLSSYEGLNSTKTAGGTTVMRWVDPAFDVSSYQKVIFQPVRFYPEPQPTDRLSQKTLQDLLTYTNSRISAAMFSRLKPVGFGAGPGTLEFRGAITGVNASTEGLKPYEIIPVALVFAGAMTAAGERDQNTELYLEAEFIDTSTGKTVLRVVRKGFGKTLSNDKQTISADDLKSVIDDLTQDVLTFK, encoded by the coding sequence ATGAAAACAAAAAAAATGATGTTGGGCGGTCTACTGACAGCGGTTGTGGCGCTTGGTGGTTGTACAACTAAGACCGTCAGTCAGTCGCAGTACTCCGGTTTTTTGTCCAGCTATGAAGGCTTGAACTCTACCAAGACGGCCGGTGGTACTACCGTGATGCGTTGGGTCGATCCCGCGTTCGATGTGTCCAGCTATCAAAAGGTAATCTTCCAACCCGTGCGTTTTTATCCCGAGCCGCAGCCGACTGATCGCCTCAGCCAGAAGACTCTGCAAGACCTGCTGACTTACACCAATAGTCGTATATCCGCTGCCATGTTCAGTCGTTTGAAGCCGGTCGGCTTCGGCGCAGGCCCGGGTACGTTGGAGTTCCGTGGCGCGATTACCGGCGTCAATGCCAGCACCGAGGGTCTCAAGCCGTATGAAATCATTCCGGTTGCGTTGGTGTTTGCTGGGGCTATGACCGCTGCCGGTGAGCGTGATCAGAACACTGAGCTGTATCTGGAGGCTGAATTCATCGACACCTCAACAGGTAAAACCGTGCTGCGCGTGGTGCGTAAGGGCTTCGGTAAAACCCTGAGCAACGACAAGCAAACCATCTCCGCAGATGATCTGAAATCGGTGATCGATGACTTAACCCAGGACGTGTTGACCTTTAAGTGA